The Nostoc sp. 'Lobaria pulmonaria (5183) cyanobiont' genome window below encodes:
- a CDS encoding carbohydrate ABC transporter permease, with amino-acid sequence MIKISGLSWLKVLLYILLTFYAIVTLIPFLWALSASFKPLTEIVSGEPNFLPKNFTLDNYRQIFLQEPLFWRWLFNSVAIAVSVTLLNLLLNSMAGYALARLRFVGKRFWFFLILAVLAVPTQITLIPTFLILKAIGWLNSYQGMIVPSMVNATFIFMMRQFFVNFPKELEEAAQLDGLNTFGIFRHIVLPLAKPALAAQAVFVFMGSWNNFLLPIVILFDPEMFTLPLGLNTFKGQYISYWNYIMAASMVFTLPALGIYAFFNRYFIQSVTFTGGKG; translated from the coding sequence TTGATTAAAATCTCTGGCTTATCCTGGCTCAAAGTCTTGTTATACATCTTGCTGACATTCTATGCGATCGTTACCCTAATTCCCTTTCTCTGGGCACTTTCGGCATCATTTAAGCCACTAACAGAGATTGTCAGTGGTGAACCCAACTTTCTCCCCAAGAATTTTACTCTCGATAACTACAGACAAATCTTTCTCCAAGAACCGCTATTTTGGCGCTGGTTGTTCAACAGTGTAGCGATCGCCGTCAGCGTTACGCTTTTAAACTTGTTGTTAAATTCAATGGCTGGTTATGCCTTGGCAAGACTGCGCTTTGTGGGCAAGCGCTTTTGGTTCTTCCTAATTTTGGCAGTACTAGCAGTACCGACGCAAATCACCCTGATTCCCACATTTTTGATTTTGAAAGCGATCGGCTGGCTAAATTCTTACCAAGGCATGATTGTTCCTAGCATGGTTAATGCCACTTTTATCTTCATGATGCGGCAGTTTTTCGTTAATTTTCCTAAAGAATTAGAAGAAGCAGCTCAACTCGATGGCTTAAATACTTTTGGAATTTTTCGACACATTGTCTTACCTTTGGCAAAACCAGCACTAGCAGCACAGGCAGTTTTTGTGTTCATGGGGAGTTGGAATAATTTTTTACTGCCTATAGTTATCCTATTTGACCCAGAAATGTTTACCCTTCCTTTGGGGCTGAACACCTTCAAAGGTCAATACATCAGCTATTGGAACTACATTATGGCGGCTTCTATGGTCTTTACCCTGCCAGCTTTAGGTATTTACGCCTTTTTTAATCGTTACTTTATTCAAAGCGTCACCTTTACCGGAGGAAAAGGTTAA
- a CDS encoding type II toxin-antitoxin system VapC family toxin codes for MDTIVKIVLDTCALIWWSLDPAKLSEQAKEACNYMERDKNGLVPSIAIWEIAIKIKNKKLDLGVNLNEYVVRLKKSSTVEIVPIDENIWMESVNLEWGHRDPVDRVVVALARSNQAAIITSDKEIANFYSEVIW; via the coding sequence ATGGACACAATTGTGAAGATAGTCCTTGACACTTGTGCCCTAATCTGGTGGAGTTTAGATCCAGCTAAACTTTCTGAACAAGCTAAAGAAGCGTGCAACTACATGGAAAGGGATAAAAATGGTCTTGTCCCGTCAATAGCTATATGGGAAATTGCGATAAAAATCAAAAATAAAAAACTAGATTTAGGAGTCAATCTTAACGAGTACGTAGTAAGGCTGAAAAAGTCTAGTACCGTTGAGATTGTACCCATTGATGAAAATATTTGGATGGAAAGTGTCAACTTAGAATGGGGTCATCGAGATCCAGTAGATCGAGTTGTCGTCGCACTAGCCAGAAGTAATCAAGCTGCGATAATTACATCTGATAAAGAGATAGCAAATTTCTACTCAGAAGTGATTTGGTAG
- a CDS encoding type II toxin-antitoxin system Phd/YefM family antitoxin: MTTVIMKSISKSKLKSQLLEFLRLVESEGEEIVVTDRGKPVVKISKYAQTPSTEELFGEMRGKVKYFEDLTTPTTEEWTQL, translated from the coding sequence ATGACTACGGTTATTATGAAATCAATTTCCAAAAGTAAACTCAAATCTCAGCTTCTTGAGTTCTTACGACTTGTAGAGTCAGAGGGAGAAGAAATTGTAGTTACCGATCGCGGTAAGCCAGTGGTGAAAATTTCCAAATACGCACAAACACCTTCAACAGAGGAGTTATTTGGAGAAATGCGCGGTAAAGTGAAGTACTTTGAGGATTTAACTACACCAACCACTGAGGAATGGACACAATTGTGA
- a CDS encoding cytochrome b N-terminal domain-containing protein: MQSTQFDKILRRIATILSVVILTLCLIYISTGVMLSFYYEPTAGGAYNSLKMINTQLPYGWLFWRAHDIAGNAVIAIALIQIVVMFLGRQFRKSWLAAWISVILLTLSAIGLDWTAMILDWTQEGYWRFSIELGTIEAIPLIGGQLREILTGGGAINTITVEHLYTIHSYLISVATLILAIVHLSALLWQEWQMYQETPKPESEFIPSQG; encoded by the coding sequence ATGCAAAGCACCCAGTTCGATAAGATTTTGCGACGAATAGCGACGATATTATCAGTCGTGATTTTGACTCTGTGTTTAATTTATATCTCTACCGGAGTAATGCTTTCTTTTTACTATGAACCGACAGCAGGCGGAGCTTATAACTCATTGAAGATGATTAATACACAACTGCCATACGGCTGGTTATTTTGGAGAGCGCATGATATTGCTGGTAATGCGGTAATAGCGATCGCTCTAATTCAAATTGTGGTGATGTTTTTAGGTCGGCAATTTCGCAAGAGTTGGCTGGCTGCTTGGATTAGTGTGATTTTGTTAACCCTGAGTGCGATCGGGCTGGATTGGACAGCGATGATTTTAGATTGGACTCAGGAAGGGTACTGGCGTTTTAGCATTGAGCTAGGAACCATCGAAGCCATTCCTTTGATTGGTGGGCAACTGCGCGAAATCCTGACTGGTGGTGGAGCCATTAACACAATTACCGTCGAACACCTTTACACAATACACAGTTATCTGATTTCGGTAGCGACGCTAATTCTCGCCATAGTACATTTGTCTGCTTTACTCTGGCAAGAATGGCAAATGTATCAAGAAACGCCAAAACCAGAAAGCGAATTTATTCCTTCCCAAGGCTAA
- a CDS encoding cation:proton antiporter, translating to MEASFEITIQMAIAVFAGISAQVLAAYLRVPSIVLLLLLGILFGSDGIGLLHPHVLGTGLEVIVALATAIILFEGGLNLDLRELGRVSVSLQLLVTQGTLITLLGGSMAAHWLGEFPWNIAFLYASIVVVTGPTVVGPLLKQINVDRQVATLLEGEGVLIDPVGAILAFVVLDTILNGDADPINAIVGLLIRLGVGAGIGGAGGYLMSLIFKRASFLSFELKNLVVLAILWSLFTLSQMIRSESGVMTTVVAGAVFANSSVPEERLLRSFKGQLTILSVSVLFILLAADLSIASVFALGWGSLFTVLVLMFVVRPINILLCTWNSDLNWRQKLFLSWVAPRGIVAASVASFFAISLTQRGINGGDSIKALVFLTIIMTVVCQGLTAGWVAKWLQITSKDVTGAVIVGCNPLSLLIARFFQERGENVVMIDTDPECLVQAEAQNLRVIASSALDAAVLEEAGLASMGTFLAMTSNGEVNFVLAQRAAEEFKPPRVLAVFPRDPQASISASNKVNQAFIPDLAIKTWNEYLNDGRVKLGTTTLDELEFSTQCDRIQEKIQTGVLIPLLVERAERLQVIPANQDWEIGDRIIYLLHDPRPSLLKRLSGATQSTPLSLEKLPEVEDLSLAQLSQLSTSEASGG from the coding sequence ATGGAAGCATCTTTTGAAATCACCATACAGATGGCGATCGCTGTCTTTGCAGGCATTAGTGCCCAAGTGCTGGCTGCATACCTTCGTGTACCCAGTATCGTCTTGTTATTGCTATTGGGCATCTTGTTTGGCTCTGATGGTATAGGGCTATTGCATCCCCACGTGCTAGGCACTGGACTGGAAGTTATAGTCGCCCTAGCAACGGCAATCATTTTGTTTGAAGGCGGACTTAACTTGGATCTGCGAGAGTTAGGTAGAGTTTCAGTCAGCCTACAATTGCTTGTCACTCAAGGAACGCTGATCACATTGCTTGGCGGGAGTATGGCAGCCCACTGGCTGGGTGAATTTCCCTGGAACATAGCTTTTCTCTATGCTTCCATAGTCGTGGTGACAGGGCCAACCGTCGTTGGCCCATTGCTCAAACAAATCAATGTCGATCGGCAAGTGGCAACGCTTTTGGAAGGAGAAGGGGTTTTAATTGACCCTGTAGGGGCTATCCTCGCCTTCGTTGTCCTCGATACGATTTTGAACGGCGATGCTGACCCGATCAATGCGATCGTCGGTTTACTTATACGTCTGGGTGTTGGTGCAGGAATTGGTGGTGCTGGCGGTTATCTGATGAGTTTGATTTTCAAACGCGCCAGTTTTCTGTCATTTGAGCTAAAAAATTTAGTGGTGTTAGCGATACTTTGGAGCCTGTTTACATTATCGCAAATGATCCGCAGTGAATCGGGAGTAATGACAACAGTAGTTGCAGGAGCAGTCTTTGCTAACTCCTCAGTCCCGGAAGAACGTCTGTTACGCAGCTTTAAGGGTCAGCTAACAATTCTCAGCGTCTCGGTACTATTTATCTTATTAGCTGCTGATTTATCCATTGCGAGTGTGTTTGCTTTGGGTTGGGGTAGTTTATTCACCGTTTTGGTACTAATGTTTGTCGTTCGCCCGATTAACATCCTCTTGTGTACCTGGAACAGTGACCTAAACTGGCGACAGAAACTGTTTTTAAGCTGGGTTGCTCCGAGAGGAATTGTTGCTGCCTCTGTGGCTTCTTTTTTTGCGATTTCGTTGACTCAACGCGGCATTAACGGCGGTGATTCGATTAAAGCTCTAGTATTCCTGACAATTATCATGACTGTTGTCTGCCAGGGGCTAACAGCTGGCTGGGTTGCTAAATGGCTGCAAATCACCTCCAAGGATGTAACTGGAGCAGTGATTGTGGGTTGTAATCCTTTGAGTCTTTTGATTGCCCGCTTCTTTCAAGAACGGGGAGAAAACGTGGTGATGATTGATACTGACCCCGAATGTCTTGTGCAAGCCGAGGCGCAAAATCTCCGGGTTATTGCCAGCAGTGCACTGGATGCTGCTGTTTTGGAAGAGGCAGGACTTGCCTCTATGGGCACTTTTTTGGCTATGACAAGTAATGGCGAGGTGAATTTTGTTTTGGCTCAACGAGCAGCTGAGGAGTTTAAACCCCCGCGCGTCTTAGCTGTTTTTCCCCGCGATCCGCAAGCGAGTATCTCGGCTAGTAATAAAGTTAATCAAGCTTTTATCCCAGACTTAGCGATTAAAACTTGGAATGAGTATTTGAATGATGGGCGAGTGAAGTTGGGAACAACCACGCTAGATGAGTTGGAGTTTTCGACTCAATGCGATCGCATCCAAGAAAAGATTCAGACTGGGGTGTTGATACCGCTATTGGTAGAACGAGCAGAACGCTTACAGGTAATACCAGCTAACCAAGATTGGGAAATTGGCGATCGGATTATTTATCTGTTACATGACCCCAGACCTAGCCTTTTAAAACGCTTATCTGGTGCTACCCAATCCACTCCCCTTTCTCTAGAAAAGCTACCAGAGGTTGAAGACCTATCCCTTGCCCAATTATCTCAACTTTCTACTAGTGAGGCTTCTGGGGGATGA
- the petJ gene encoding cytochrome c6 PetJ — protein MRILLLILLSTIALFKFTFISPALAAETSNGAKIFEANCASCHIGGGNILISQKTLKKEALSKYLENYNQDSIQAIIHQVQNGKNAMPAFKGKLSSEEILEVAAYVFHNAEQGW, from the coding sequence TTGAGAATACTTTTATTAATTCTACTGTCGACGATCGCCCTATTCAAATTCACATTCATTAGTCCAGCACTAGCTGCCGAAACATCCAACGGTGCTAAAATTTTCGAGGCTAACTGCGCTTCTTGCCATATAGGTGGCGGTAACATCCTTATCAGCCAGAAAACTTTGAAAAAGGAAGCATTGTCAAAATACCTAGAAAATTACAATCAAGACTCAATCCAGGCGATTATCCACCAAGTGCAAAATGGTAAAAATGCCATGCCTGCCTTTAAAGGCAAGTTAAGTTCTGAGGAGATTCTGGAGGTAGCTGCTTACGTTTTTCACAATGCAGAACAAGGCTGGTAA
- a CDS encoding carbohydrate ABC transporter permease, translating to MFEINRRRNNPRWNIREDLAGYMFIMPTILVLGTFVVLPILYAVFLSLQKVQLLGGIEYEFIGFRNFTQLAEDERVWIALRNTAQYVAIVVPTQTVLALILAVTLNSGIRGKNWWRILYFLPTVTSSTVLTLIFMWIYNTDGLLNDFLTFMGLPTYNWLGDPAVALKGIMIMNIWSTAPFFMVIYLAALQDIPQTLYEAAELDGANEWQQFIHITLPLLKPVTFFVVAVGVIGTFQLFDQSYIFSGGTGGPNNATLTVVLLIYQSVFRNLQMGYAAAIAFLLAAVIIAITLIQRRLFGGERI from the coding sequence GTGTTTGAAATCAACAGGCGGCGGAATAACCCCAGGTGGAATATCAGAGAAGACTTGGCTGGGTATATGTTCATCATGCCCACCATACTAGTTTTGGGAACTTTTGTAGTTTTACCCATTCTCTACGCCGTTTTTCTTTCCTTGCAAAAAGTTCAACTTCTCGGCGGTATTGAGTACGAGTTCATCGGTTTTCGGAACTTCACGCAATTAGCTGAAGATGAACGAGTTTGGATTGCTTTAAGAAACACAGCACAATATGTAGCCATTGTTGTGCCAACTCAAACAGTCTTAGCTTTAATTCTGGCGGTAACTCTGAATTCTGGGATTCGCGGTAAAAACTGGTGGCGCATCCTCTACTTTTTGCCCACAGTCACTTCTTCAACAGTGCTGACACTTATCTTCATGTGGATTTATAACACTGATGGGCTACTAAACGATTTTCTCACTTTTATGGGGCTACCTACTTATAACTGGTTGGGCGATCCAGCAGTTGCGCTCAAAGGCATTATGATCATGAACATTTGGTCAACTGCGCCGTTTTTCATGGTGATTTATCTGGCGGCGTTGCAAGATATACCCCAAACTCTTTATGAGGCGGCAGAACTCGATGGTGCAAATGAATGGCAGCAATTTATTCACATTACCCTTCCCTTGCTGAAGCCTGTAACCTTCTTTGTGGTGGCAGTGGGGGTGATTGGGACTTTTCAACTTTTTGACCAGTCTTACATCTTTTCTGGCGGTACTGGCGGGCCAAACAACGCTACCTTAACTGTGGTGCTGCTGATTTATCAATCTGTATTTCGGAATTTACAAATGGGATATGCCGCTGCGATCGCATTTTTGTTAGCAGCAGTGATCATTGCCATCACTTTAATTCAACGGCGACTTTTCGGAGGCGAACGGATTTGA
- a CDS encoding alpha/beta fold hydrolase translates to MSNNFCAMSNTSALEDFISFRGHQVWYRIVKPDQEYSKKLPLLCLHGGPGVPHDYLEPLEAIAATGRRVIFYDQLGCGNSDRPTHPTLYSIDLFKEELFAVRSALNLDQIHLFGQSWGGCLALEHAFSQPTGLVSLVLANTPSSIRQFVISSL, encoded by the coding sequence ATGTCAAATAATTTTTGTGCCATGTCTAATACTTCTGCCCTCGAAGACTTTATTTCATTCCGTGGTCATCAGGTATGGTATCGCATCGTTAAACCAGACCAAGAATATTCTAAAAAACTACCACTGCTGTGTCTTCATGGGGGGCCAGGAGTACCCCACGACTACTTAGAACCTTTGGAAGCGATCGCCGCAACCGGAAGGCGAGTTATTTTTTACGATCAATTAGGGTGTGGTAATAGCGATCGCCCCACACATCCCACCTTATATTCCATTGATTTGTTCAAAGAAGAACTCTTCGCCGTCCGCAGTGCCTTAAATTTAGACCAAATTCATCTTTTTGGGCAATCATGGGGCGGTTGTTTAGCCTTGGAACATGCTTTTTCTCAACCTACTGGGTTAGTCAGTCTCGTTCTAGCTAACACGCCTTCTAGCATTCGACAATTTGTCATCTCAAGCTTATAG
- a CDS encoding esterase/lipase family protein has translation MPLPTVIVPGYLENAIAYRQLEQSLQKLDFPTVTVPLRRRDWLPTLGGRPVTLILQELDYTIKHILEQHNATQINLIAHSAGGWISRIYMGEKPYLASSDVKPFLWQGHPLVANLITLGTPHISQERWTRQNLDFVTNNYPGAFYKNVRYVCVAGKTIFGKRRPGSWLAYSSYQLTCGKGNTWGDGITPIEAAHLEGAENLVIEGVKHSPRSPGIWYGSPEPLKAWVQYLI, from the coding sequence ATGCCGTTACCGACAGTTATTGTGCCTGGTTATCTGGAAAACGCGATCGCTTATCGCCAGCTAGAACAATCCCTACAAAAGTTAGATTTTCCTACAGTTACAGTACCACTGCGAAGGCGTGACTGGCTCCCCACTTTGGGAGGAAGACCTGTAACCCTGATTCTGCAAGAACTTGATTACACGATCAAGCATATATTAGAGCAACATAATGCTACTCAAATTAACTTAATTGCTCACTCAGCCGGAGGTTGGATATCCCGGATCTACATGGGAGAAAAGCCCTATTTGGCAAGCAGTGATGTCAAGCCATTTCTCTGGCAAGGGCATCCCTTGGTTGCTAATCTCATTACCTTGGGTACACCCCATATTAGCCAAGAACGCTGGACACGCCAGAATCTGGATTTTGTTACCAATAACTACCCAGGAGCTTTTTACAAAAACGTTCGTTACGTTTGTGTGGCTGGCAAAACTATCTTTGGGAAAAGGCGGCCTGGTAGTTGGTTAGCTTACAGTAGTTACCAATTAACCTGTGGTAAGGGCAACACTTGGGGAGATGGCATCACACCCATTGAAGCTGCTCATTTAGAGGGAGCAGAAAATCTGGTGATTGAAGGTGTCAAGCATTCTCCCAGAAGTCCTGGAATTTGGTATGGCTCACCAGAACCCTTAAAAGCTTGGGTGCAATATTTGATTTAA
- a CDS encoding MFS transporter, producing the protein MFTDSVQIETTAPLTLEFTQIASPPTAISSNSRISKDTIRTSLKASTADSVLASVYSLGTGGILLSNLLVQLGASPVVFGMLSSIPMLVNLIQPLGAYLSERSTSRFQYSLRTHGIGRLLWLVLVIGIASASLGVIDAHQLVILTLLIVLFSSLLGGLGTASWLSWVAMIVPRRLRGRYFGTRNSAASLTNLVCVPMAGLVVSHWYGGTLQGYGVVLLISVVFGIMGLSCQYFQVDMNPQSQNTYYGKSPQTSEIQSEVTKDESSEVLQSIHLPQDELANSIWKNSNFLIFLLYFSFWTLAVNLSSPFFNLYMLNTLNLDVSYVTIYNSLQAGATLLMLILWGKLADKIGNRPILICIGILVAATPLLWLGISVNRLDIWLWLPLLHILTGGTWAAIDLCSNNIQLGIAPIKNQSIYFAIAAAVAGASGALGTTIGSFLVQFAQSGGLLGLFALSGLFRLVALVPLMFLQEPGRA; encoded by the coding sequence ATGTTTACGGATTCTGTTCAGATTGAAACAACTGCGCCACTGACCCTGGAATTTACCCAGATTGCCTCACCACCAACAGCAATCTCTTCAAACTCTCGAATTTCCAAGGATACTATTCGCACTAGTTTAAAAGCTTCCACTGCGGATTCTGTCTTAGCATCGGTTTACTCTCTTGGAACTGGCGGGATTTTACTCAGCAATTTATTGGTGCAATTGGGTGCTAGTCCAGTGGTATTTGGAATGCTGTCCTCTATTCCCATGTTGGTCAATCTCATTCAGCCGTTGGGTGCTTACTTGTCTGAACGCAGCACTAGCCGCTTTCAATATTCGCTTCGGACACACGGAATTGGTCGGCTGCTATGGCTGGTTTTAGTAATTGGTATTGCCAGCGCCAGCTTGGGAGTGATTGATGCTCACCAGTTAGTCATATTGACACTCTTGATTGTTCTATTCAGTAGTCTTTTGGGAGGACTAGGAACTGCATCGTGGCTAAGTTGGGTGGCAATGATAGTTCCTCGGCGATTACGAGGCAGGTATTTTGGGACACGCAATAGTGCTGCTAGTCTAACTAATCTGGTTTGCGTACCAATGGCCGGTCTAGTTGTATCACATTGGTATGGGGGAACTCTACAAGGCTATGGAGTAGTTCTACTGATAAGCGTTGTCTTTGGGATTATGGGATTGAGCTGTCAGTATTTCCAGGTGGACATGAATCCGCAATCGCAAAACACTTATTATGGCAAGTCCCCACAAACCAGTGAAATTCAATCAGAGGTTACAAAAGATGAATCTTCTGAAGTACTTCAATCAATTCATTTGCCACAAGACGAGTTAGCTAACAGCATCTGGAAAAATTCTAACTTTTTGATATTTCTGCTGTATTTCAGCTTTTGGACGCTTGCTGTTAACCTCAGCAGTCCTTTTTTTAACCTCTATATGCTTAACACGTTGAATTTAGATGTGAGCTATGTGACTATCTACAACAGCCTTCAGGCGGGGGCAACTTTGCTGATGCTTATCCTATGGGGAAAATTAGCAGACAAGATAGGTAATCGTCCCATCCTCATCTGTATTGGGATTTTGGTTGCAGCTACACCATTGCTGTGGCTGGGGATTAGTGTTAATCGCCTTGACATCTGGCTGTGGTTGCCACTACTACACATCTTGACTGGAGGTACTTGGGCGGCAATTGACTTGTGCAGCAACAATATACAATTGGGCATTGCACCAATTAAAAATCAGTCTATCTATTTTGCGATCGCAGCTGCCGTTGCTGGAGCGAGTGGTGCTTTGGGTACAACTATAGGCAGCTTTCTCGTCCAATTTGCTCAGTCTGGAGGCTTACTAGGTTTGTTTGCCCTCTCAGGTCTATTCCGACTAGTAGCCCTTGTTCCACTCATGTTTCTTCAAGAGCCGGGGAGAGCGTGA
- the psbV gene encoding photosystem II cytochrome c-550, with the protein MFIRLIGVVVATVLLSFQLIVGSATAVELDKATRTVPLNTQGDTVVLSLKQVKEGKRLFNYACAQCHAGGVTKTNQNVGLTPEDLALATPNRNNIEGLVDYLKNPTTYDGEEEISEIHPSLKSADIFTAVRNLTDDDLEAIAGHILLQPKIVGTKWGGGKIYY; encoded by the coding sequence ATGTTTATAAGACTAATTGGCGTTGTTGTGGCTACTGTTTTACTTTCGTTTCAGTTGATTGTCGGTAGCGCGACAGCAGTGGAACTGGACAAAGCTACCCGAACAGTGCCATTAAATACTCAGGGTGATACCGTTGTACTCAGCCTTAAACAAGTCAAAGAAGGCAAACGCTTATTTAATTACGCTTGCGCCCAATGTCATGCTGGTGGAGTTACCAAGACAAACCAAAACGTGGGACTTACTCCAGAGGACTTGGCACTAGCAACACCTAACCGTAACAACATTGAAGGTTTAGTAGATTACCTGAAAAATCCCACTACTTACGACGGGGAAGAAGAGATTTCCGAAATACACCCCAGTCTCAAAAGCGCAGATATTTTCACAGCAGTGCGAAATCTGACGGATGATGACTTGGAAGCGATCGCCGGTCATATTCTCTTACAACCCAAAATCGTTGGTACTAAGTGGGGAGGCGGGAAAATCTATTACTAA
- the petE gene encoding plastocyanin, whose protein sequence is MKLISASWRRLGLAVLTILLVVSSFAVFTPSASAETYKVKLGSDKGLLAFEPKKVTIKAGDTIEWVNNKVPPHNVVFDAAKNPTKSADLAKSLSHKKLLMSPGQKETTTFAADAPAGDYTFYCEPHRGAGMVGTITVQ, encoded by the coding sequence ATGAAATTAATTTCGGCAAGCTGGCGACGCCTTGGTTTAGCTGTGTTGACAATCCTTTTAGTTGTTAGCAGCTTTGCTGTTTTTACTCCCAGTGCTTCGGCTGAAACCTACAAGGTGAAATTGGGTAGCGATAAAGGACTGCTAGCATTTGAACCGAAAAAGGTGACCATTAAAGCAGGTGACACAATTGAATGGGTGAACAATAAAGTTCCTCCCCATAATGTTGTGTTTGATGCTGCCAAAAACCCTACTAAGAGCGCCGATTTAGCTAAATCTCTGTCTCATAAGAAGTTGCTCATGAGTCCCGGTCAAAAGGAAACAACCACCTTTGCAGCAGACGCACCTGCTGGTGACTACACCTTCTACTGTGAACCTCATCGTGGTGCTGGTATGGTTGGTACAATCACTGTCCAATAG
- a CDS encoding ABC transporter substrate-binding protein, producing the protein MNNKGLFNFLALVVAIAIAIIGCHTLELPSKLSVFTPVTIKLSGWGGNLVEQKLLKQVLLDFEAQHSNIKVKYEAISDQYMDVIKTRLVGEAAPDVFYLESVEAPFLMSQNVLEPLEAYITPEFDLADFEDSLLDSFKYQNHIYGLPKDYSTLALFYNKKAFAAAGLSNPPATWDELRTYSKQLTGKLNRYGFGENPDLARQVYKIKAFGGQLVDQNSYATFASEASLQGLELVIDQYQKDRSSAQKSDVGTNSGSEMFGQSKVAMVIEGNWAIPYLTETFPQVEFATAQVPMINNKKGTMLLSVAYVMNKQAQHKAEAWELICYLTGKVGMQKWTGTGFALPTRKSVAKNLGYDQDPLRSPLVAGVNYATPWQVGQYPSAIINNFDNQFVSALLGQQSLKQAMLKAENEANQQIKTME; encoded by the coding sequence GTGAACAATAAAGGATTATTTAATTTTTTGGCATTGGTGGTGGCGATCGCGATCGCCATTATTGGTTGTCACACCCTAGAATTACCAAGCAAACTCTCAGTGTTTACCCCAGTCACCATTAAACTCAGTGGTTGGGGAGGCAATCTTGTTGAGCAAAAACTTTTGAAACAGGTATTGCTAGACTTTGAGGCACAGCATTCAAATATTAAGGTCAAATATGAGGCGATTTCTGACCAATACATGGATGTAATCAAAACTCGTCTGGTTGGGGAAGCAGCGCCTGATGTCTTTTATCTGGAGTCGGTGGAAGCTCCTTTTTTGATGAGTCAAAATGTTCTCGAACCGCTAGAAGCTTACATTACCCCCGAATTTGACCTAGCGGACTTCGAGGATAGCCTACTTGACAGCTTCAAATACCAGAACCATATTTATGGTCTTCCTAAAGACTATTCCACCCTTGCCCTGTTTTATAACAAAAAAGCCTTTGCCGCCGCAGGCTTGAGTAATCCGCCAGCTACTTGGGATGAACTACGCACTTACTCTAAGCAATTGACAGGCAAACTTAACAGATACGGCTTTGGAGAAAACCCCGACTTAGCACGTCAGGTTTATAAAATTAAAGCCTTTGGTGGACAACTCGTTGATCAAAATAGTTATGCTACCTTTGCCAGTGAGGCAAGTTTGCAGGGTTTAGAGTTAGTGATAGATCAGTATCAAAAAGACCGCTCCTCTGCCCAAAAATCTGATGTGGGGACAAACTCAGGTAGTGAAATGTTTGGTCAGAGTAAAGTGGCGATGGTGATTGAAGGTAACTGGGCAATTCCCTATCTAACCGAAACCTTTCCCCAAGTAGAGTTTGCTACCGCACAAGTACCTATGATTAATAATAAAAAAGGCACAATGCTGTTGTCCGTTGCCTACGTGATGAACAAGCAGGCACAGCACAAAGCCGAAGCTTGGGAGTTGATTTGTTATCTCACGGGTAAAGTCGGGATGCAGAAGTGGACAGGCACAGGGTTTGCTTTGCCAACACGTAAATCAGTGGCAAAGAATTTGGGCTATGACCAAGATCCCTTGCGATCGCCATTAGTGGCAGGAGTTAATTATGCTACACCGTGGCAAGTAGGTCAGTATCCAAGTGCGATCATCAATAATTTTGATAACCAGTTTGTCAGCGCCTTGTTGGGGCAACAATCATTAAAGCAGGCGATGCTGAAGGCAGAGAATGAAGCTAATCAGCAAATTAAGACGATGGAGTAA